One Pseudomonas sp. FP1742 genomic window carries:
- a CDS encoding NAD(P)(+) transhydrogenase (Re/Si-specific) subunit beta: MSMNLVPTLYLIASICFIQALKGLSHPTTSRRGNVYGMLGMALAILTTIGLIYKLAALSIEQGGATAGIGYVIVGLLAGGTAGSIMAKRVEMTKMPELVAFMHSMIGLAAVFIAIAAVVEPQSLGIVKHLGDSIPAGNRLELFLGAAIGAITFSGSVIAFGKLSGKYKFRLFQGAPVQFSGQHKLNLLLGLATLALGITFMLTGNLSAFVLMLALAFVMGVLIIIPIGGADMPVVVSMLNSYSGWAAAGIGFSLNNSMLIIAGSLVGSSGAILSYIMCKAMNRSFFNVLLGGFGNTADAGPAGSKEARPVKSGSADDATFLLTNADTVIIVPGYGLAVARAQHALKELTEKLSHRGVTVKYAIHPVAGRMPGHMNVLLAEAEVPYDQVFEMEDINSEFGQADVVLVLGANDVVNPAAKNDPKSPIAGMPILEAFKAKTIIVNKRSMASGYAGLDNELFYLDKTMMVFGDAKKVIEDMVKAVE, encoded by the coding sequence ATGAGCATGAACCTGGTACCGACGCTCTATCTGATCGCGTCGATCTGCTTCATCCAGGCCCTCAAAGGCCTGTCGCACCCGACCACGTCGCGGCGCGGCAACGTGTACGGCATGCTCGGCATGGCCCTGGCGATCCTCACCACCATCGGTCTCATCTATAAGTTGGCGGCGCTCTCCATTGAGCAAGGCGGTGCTACCGCCGGCATCGGCTACGTCATCGTCGGTCTGCTGGCCGGCGGTACCGCCGGTTCGATCATGGCCAAGCGCGTTGAAATGACCAAAATGCCGGAGCTGGTCGCCTTCATGCACAGCATGATCGGTCTGGCGGCGGTGTTCATCGCCATTGCAGCCGTCGTCGAGCCGCAATCGTTGGGTATCGTTAAACATCTGGGCGATTCGATTCCGGCGGGTAACCGTCTGGAGCTGTTCCTCGGCGCGGCCATCGGTGCAATCACCTTCTCCGGTTCGGTGATCGCATTCGGCAAGCTGTCGGGCAAGTACAAGTTCCGCCTGTTCCAGGGCGCACCAGTACAGTTCAGCGGTCAACACAAGCTGAACCTGCTGTTGGGCTTGGCGACGCTGGCATTGGGCATCACCTTCATGCTGACCGGCAATCTCAGCGCGTTTGTTCTGATGCTGGCCCTGGCCTTCGTGATGGGTGTACTGATCATCATCCCGATCGGCGGCGCCGACATGCCCGTCGTGGTGTCGATGCTCAACAGTTACTCCGGCTGGGCTGCAGCGGGTATCGGCTTCTCGCTGAACAACTCGATGCTGATCATTGCCGGCTCGCTGGTGGGCTCAAGCGGTGCGATCCTCTCGTACATCATGTGCAAGGCGATGAACCGTTCGTTCTTCAACGTACTGCTCGGCGGCTTCGGCAACACCGCGGATGCTGGCCCGGCGGGCTCCAAGGAAGCCCGTCCGGTGAAATCCGGTTCGGCTGATGACGCCACCTTCCTGCTGACCAACGCCGACACCGTGATCATCGTTCCAGGCTATGGCCTGGCGGTAGCACGGGCGCAGCACGCCTTGAAAGAGCTGACCGAGAAACTGAGCCACCGTGGCGTGACCGTGAAGTATGCGATTCACCCGGTTGCCGGCCGGATGCCTGGCCACATGAACGTATTGCTGGCCGAGGCCGAAGTGCCTTACGACCAGGTGTTCGAGATGGAAGACATCAACTCCGAGTTCGGCCAGGCCGACGTGGTGCTGGTGCTCGGCGCCAACGACGTGGTGAACCCGGCAGCCAAGAACGACCCGAAATCCCCGATTGCCGGCATGCCGATTCTCGAAGCGTTCAAGGCCAAGACCATCATCGTCAACAAGCGCTCGATGGCCAGCGGCTATGCCGGTCTGGACAACGAGTTGTTCTATCTGGACAAGACCATGATGGTTTTCGGCGATGCGAAGAAAGTCATCGAAGACATGGTCAAGGCGGTCGAGTAA
- a CDS encoding NAD(P) transhydrogenase subunit alpha, which produces MEELISPGIYNLIIFVLAIYVGYHVVWNVTPALHTPLMAVTNAISAIVIVGAMLAAALTVTPLGKTMGTLAVALAAVNVFGGFLVTRRMLEMFKKKAPKAVKEEAPK; this is translated from the coding sequence ATGGAAGAGCTTATCTCCCCCGGTATCTACAACCTGATCATCTTCGTGCTGGCGATTTATGTCGGTTATCACGTGGTCTGGAACGTTACACCTGCACTGCACACACCATTGATGGCGGTGACCAACGCCATTTCGGCGATTGTGATCGTCGGCGCGATGCTGGCGGCAGCTTTGACCGTGACGCCACTGGGCAAGACCATGGGCACCCTGGCGGTGGCTCTGGCGGCGGTGAACGTGTTCGGTGGTTTCCTTGTCACCCGTCGCATGCTTGAGATGTTCAAGAAAAAAGCCCCGAAAGCCGTAAAAGAAGAGGCGCCCAAGTAA
- a CDS encoding Re/Si-specific NAD(P)(+) transhydrogenase subunit alpha, producing MHIGVPLETHIGETRVAATPETIKKLISQGHKVTVQSGTGINASVVDSAYEAAGATIGSATDAFGAELILKVVAPSDSELTLIKSGTVVVGMLNPFSNETIAKLAECGITAFALEAAPRTSRAQSLDVLSSQANIAGYKSVLLAAHYYPRFMPMLMTAAGTVKAARVLILGAGVAGLQAIATAKRLGAVIEASDVRPAVKEQIESLGAKFVDVPYETDEERECAVGVGGYARPMPASWMQRQALAVHERAKQADIVITTALIPGRKAPTLLSAETVAQMKPGSVVVDLAAAQGGNCPLTVADQVVVSNGVTIVGPTNLAGAVAADASALYARNLLDFLKLVFNKEGQFEVNLEDDIVAACLMCRDGQVIRKNA from the coding sequence TTGCACATTGGTGTTCCTTTAGAAACGCATATTGGGGAGACTAGAGTTGCTGCAACTCCTGAAACCATTAAGAAGCTAATTAGCCAGGGTCATAAGGTCACTGTACAAAGCGGCACCGGCATTAACGCCAGCGTTGTCGACAGTGCTTATGAAGCGGCAGGCGCAACCATTGGCAGCGCCACCGATGCGTTTGGTGCCGAGCTGATTCTCAAGGTGGTCGCCCCCAGCGACAGCGAACTGACGCTGATCAAGAGCGGCACCGTCGTGGTGGGCATGCTCAACCCGTTCAGCAATGAAACCATCGCCAAACTGGCCGAATGCGGCATTACCGCGTTTGCGCTGGAAGCTGCGCCACGCACCTCCCGCGCCCAGAGCCTGGATGTGCTGTCCTCCCAAGCGAACATCGCCGGCTATAAATCGGTGCTGCTGGCCGCTCACTACTACCCACGCTTCATGCCGATGCTGATGACCGCCGCGGGCACTGTGAAAGCGGCGCGCGTGCTGATTCTCGGTGCCGGTGTGGCCGGTTTGCAGGCGATTGCCACGGCAAAACGTCTGGGTGCCGTGATCGAAGCGTCCGATGTACGTCCTGCGGTGAAGGAGCAAATTGAATCCCTGGGTGCGAAATTCGTCGACGTGCCGTACGAAACCGATGAAGAGCGCGAATGCGCCGTCGGCGTCGGCGGCTATGCGCGCCCCATGCCGGCCAGCTGGATGCAGCGTCAGGCCCTGGCCGTACACGAACGCGCCAAGCAGGCTGACATCGTCATCACCACGGCACTGATCCCGGGTCGCAAGGCGCCGACGCTGCTCAGCGCCGAAACCGTGGCGCAGATGAAGCCAGGCTCGGTGGTTGTCGACCTCGCTGCAGCCCAGGGCGGCAACTGCCCGCTGACCGTGGCGGACCAGGTCGTGGTCTCGAATGGCGTGACCATTGTCGGCCCGACCAATCTGGCCGGTGCGGTGGCGGCAGACGCTTCGGCGCTGTACGCACGCAACCTGCTGGACTTCCTGAAGCTGGTCTTCAACAAGGAAGGCCAGTTCGAAGTGAACCTAGAAGACGACATCGTCGCCGCGTGCCTGATGTGCCGCGACGGCCAAGTCATCCGCAAAAACGCCTAA
- a CDS encoding Gfo/Idh/MocA family protein, whose product MIRYAVVGLGWISKKAFLPAVVLTGNSVVTALVTGKIESSRQIAAQYGIKMVVSYEDFDELVRGDLIDAVYIAVPNPLHASFAISALKHGKHVMVEKPMATSLPDAEAMIRASQQSGKLLMTSYRLHHDIGTVEALKSIRSGAIGEPRFFSATFSFQSDADNHRLNLEHWGGPLQDIGIYCINAARHVFASEPVEVQAIGCRDESDPRFLEISDSIAVTMRFPGNRLAQFYCSFAAHPVDIYRVVGTKGVLSMEPGFRFETPMTMKTETSTGFKRTEFPHFDHFAGQIAYFSGCIEDGAKPIDDGEEGLADLRVLFAIERSVSTGLSVSLEPLNYRHGPSTASVRMIEPGPAVLEF is encoded by the coding sequence ATGATTAGGTATGCCGTGGTAGGGTTGGGTTGGATATCGAAAAAAGCATTTCTGCCGGCGGTGGTGTTGACCGGTAATTCTGTTGTAACGGCACTCGTAACTGGAAAAATAGAGAGCTCCAGACAGATCGCCGCGCAATATGGCATCAAAATGGTGGTCTCGTATGAAGATTTTGATGAGTTGGTTAGAGGTGATCTGATTGATGCTGTCTACATCGCCGTGCCTAACCCGTTGCACGCCTCGTTCGCGATCAGCGCTTTGAAACATGGCAAGCACGTTATGGTTGAAAAACCGATGGCCACATCACTGCCAGATGCCGAGGCCATGATTAGGGCTTCGCAACAATCCGGCAAATTACTAATGACCAGCTACCGTTTGCACCACGACATTGGCACTGTTGAAGCACTCAAGTCGATACGTTCGGGCGCTATTGGTGAGCCCCGATTTTTCTCCGCGACTTTCAGTTTTCAGTCCGATGCGGATAACCATCGCTTAAACCTGGAGCATTGGGGGGGGCCGCTTCAGGACATCGGCATCTATTGCATCAACGCGGCGCGTCACGTATTTGCGTCAGAGCCAGTTGAAGTTCAGGCCATCGGTTGTCGGGATGAAAGCGATCCTCGTTTCTTGGAAATATCCGATTCGATCGCAGTGACAATGCGCTTTCCAGGCAATCGCTTGGCGCAATTCTATTGCAGTTTTGCTGCACACCCTGTCGACATCTATCGAGTCGTAGGTACAAAGGGCGTGTTAAGCATGGAGCCAGGGTTCCGCTTCGAAACACCGATGACCATGAAAACAGAGACTTCGACAGGCTTTAAGCGAACCGAGTTTCCGCATTTCGATCATTTTGCAGGCCAGATCGCTTATTTCTCTGGGTGCATCGAGGATGGGGCCAAGCCAATAGACGACGGAGAGGAGGGACTGGCGGACCTCAGGGTTCTGTTTGCCATTGAACGTTCGGTTTCAACTGGCTTGTCTGTGTCTCTGGAGCCTCTGAATTATCGACATGGCCCTAGCACCGCTTCGGTTCGGATGATCGAGCCTGGACCCGCTGTTTTAGAGTTCTGA